From the genome of Oscillatoria sp. FACHB-1407, one region includes:
- a CDS encoding calcium-binding protein: protein MRSSRDSRPSRRPGQAPQGTDGNDILTGGMKIDVISGGLGDDTIKGRGKNDTLNGELGNDTLMGDQGNDRLDGGEGDDKLYGGVGNDNLVGGLGNDQLFGGAGKDVLFGGVGDDTLNGGTGRDFLYGGVGNDTLLGGQGNDVLVGYEVEVLAAPTDPAAPPVLPTPQVDTLTGGRGPDRFILGNPATGGTAAVFYNVAGDLDYAVITDFRVEDRIQLSGTAANYTLGATSATSATGTPTNLPAGAGIYASVNGQSELVAVLAGVDAATVNLTSNSFVYV, encoded by the coding sequence ATGCGCTCAAGTCGAGATTCACGTCCTTCTCGTCGCCCTGGTCAGGCTCCCCAAGGAACCGATGGCAACGACATTCTCACAGGTGGCATGAAAATTGATGTCATCAGTGGTGGGCTAGGGGATGACACTATCAAAGGTCGTGGCAAAAATGACACTCTGAATGGTGAATTGGGTAACGACACACTGATGGGTGATCAGGGCAACGATCGCCTAGATGGTGGTGAAGGCGATGACAAGCTGTATGGTGGCGTTGGTAACGACAATTTAGTGGGTGGTTTAGGCAACGACCAACTGTTTGGTGGGGCTGGAAAGGATGTGCTCTTTGGTGGTGTAGGAGACGACACCCTCAACGGTGGCACAGGCAGAGATTTTCTCTATGGTGGTGTGGGTAATGACACGCTGTTGGGGGGCCAGGGCAACGATGTGTTGGTTGGCTATGAGGTAGAAGTCCTTGCTGCACCAACTGACCCAGCAGCCCCTCCCGTGCTTCCTACCCCTCAAGTTGACACCCTCACTGGAGGTCGAGGACCAGACAGATTTATTTTGGGCAATCCTGCGACCGGGGGCACGGCTGCCGTGTTCTATAACGTAGCTGGTGATCTTGACTATGCCGTCATCACTGATTTCAGAGTTGAAGATCGCATTCAACTGAGTGGCACTGCTGCCAACTACACGCTCGGTGCGACCTCTGCGACCAGTGCTACTGGAACACCCACCAACCTGCCCGCTGGTGCAGGTATCTATGCATCGGTCAACGGTCAATCTGAACTTGTAGCTGTGTTGGCTGGAGTTGACGCAGCAACGGTGAATCTGACCTCTAATTCCTTTGTGTACGTCTAA
- a CDS encoding tetratricopeptide repeat protein: MRHISLLGVIAASSLLFYGFNLASGAIAPVLAQTPTDAAGQVEQAADLLELGIDQFNQGDPQLAIATWQTALSVFRQPSLRTAFPQESLQGEARALNSLGTAHRSLGQFQQAIAFLEQALPLYQQLGNRRGEASVLGNLGTTYRNLGQFQQATRFFEQALPIFQQIGDRQGEAGVLTSLGNTYYDQRYFQRAIEAHQQALTLYRQLGDRRGESTALTNLAAVYLNLKQPEQASELFQQALSVAQQAGHLQAEATISSNLGVIYSTLNQPEQAVELYQRSLQIYRQLGDRQGEADVLYRLGNLTVQQDQPSDALRYYAEAVNILETIRNDLRGLPVQQQRSFVSSVATTYQAYAELLQQQGQSAESQRILDLLQVR, from the coding sequence ATGCGGCATATCAGTCTACTGGGAGTGATAGCAGCAAGCTCGCTCCTGTTTTACGGGTTTAATCTGGCTTCAGGAGCGATCGCGCCAGTGCTGGCACAAACCCCAACCGATGCGGCTGGGCAGGTCGAGCAGGCGGCAGACTTATTGGAGTTAGGGATTGACCAGTTCAATCAGGGAGATCCCCAACTTGCGATCGCAACCTGGCAAACGGCTCTGTCGGTCTTTCGGCAACCCAGTCTTCGGACTGCTTTTCCACAGGAGAGCTTGCAGGGTGAGGCGAGAGCACTCAACAGTTTAGGAACTGCCCATCGCAGCCTCGGACAGTTTCAGCAGGCGATCGCTTTTCTAGAGCAAGCCTTGCCGCTCTATCAACAGCTTGGTAATCGTCGCGGCGAAGCCTCTGTACTGGGAAATTTGGGGACAACCTACCGCAATTTGGGGCAATTTCAACAAGCCACCCGCTTCTTTGAGCAGGCCCTGCCGATCTTTCAACAGATTGGCGATCGCCAGGGAGAGGCGGGTGTGTTAACTAGCCTGGGCAACACCTACTATGATCAACGCTACTTTCAACGAGCGATCGAGGCCCATCAACAGGCTCTAACGCTGTATCGACAACTAGGCGATCGTCGGGGAGAGTCAACCGCATTGACAAATTTAGCCGCCGTCTATCTCAACCTGAAACAACCTGAGCAAGCGAGTGAACTATTTCAGCAAGCTCTGTCGGTCGCACAGCAGGCAGGTCATCTGCAAGCAGAAGCCACGATCAGCAGTAATCTCGGCGTGATCTATAGCACTTTGAACCAACCTGAACAGGCAGTAGAGCTGTATCAACGGTCATTGCAGATTTATCGGCAATTGGGCGATCGCCAGGGAGAAGCCGACGTCCTGTATCGCTTAGGAAATCTGACGGTTCAGCAGGATCAGCCGTCCGATGCGCTGCGCTATTACGCTGAGGCAGTCAATATCCTGGAAACGATCCGCAATGACTTGCGGGGGTTACCTGTGCAGCAACAGCGATCGTTTGTGAGTTCTGTTGCGACTACCTATCAAGCCTATGCTGAACTGCTGCAACAACAGGGGCAATCAGCCGAATCTCAGCGCATTCTCGATTTATTACAAGTCCGTTAA
- a CDS encoding TldD/PmbA family protein: protein MIVELQKVLSTLEIPADWVGLRAVKEAIAYRSVRDGLPQDNSKSTNYGVMVEVLVNGQIGYSAVNSLQPEQIQQAAAIAYQQALAASQWAIYPMTVAARPKVVGQYTSPFLKPFDVMTAGEVNDLLVRLCQTLKVSDHIVQTNAVAMTNETEFWFVSSNGSEVYQKFLLLETHFGATAQDGAMVQQRSNNGYLAHCYQGGWELFPEPNLWERARQIGEQTVELLTAEECPTATTTLVLAPDQMMLQIHESVGHPLELDRILGDERNYAGGSFVKLSDFGNLSYGSKLMNITFNPTVPGEFASYQFDDTGAPATKEYVIQEGILQRGLGSLESQTRAKVPGVACARASSWNRPAIDRMANLNLEAGTDSLDDIIRNIDYGVYMESNRSWSIDDQRYKFQFGCEYGKLIENGQLTKTVRNPNYRGTTPEFWHSLIRVGNNDTWQIYGTPYCGKGEPNQAIRVGHGAPVCAFAGVEVFGGGE from the coding sequence ATGATTGTTGAGTTACAGAAGGTGTTATCGACCTTAGAGATTCCCGCAGATTGGGTAGGGTTGCGGGCAGTGAAGGAGGCGATCGCCTATCGCTCGGTGCGGGATGGGTTGCCCCAGGACAACAGCAAGTCCACAAATTACGGGGTAATGGTGGAAGTGTTGGTGAATGGGCAAATCGGCTACAGTGCGGTTAATTCGCTACAACCAGAGCAGATTCAACAGGCAGCGGCGATCGCCTATCAACAGGCATTAGCGGCGAGCCAGTGGGCAATTTATCCGATGACCGTGGCAGCACGTCCAAAAGTCGTTGGTCAATATACCTCCCCGTTCTTGAAGCCGTTCGATGTGATGACCGCAGGCGAAGTCAATGATCTGTTAGTGCGGCTCTGCCAGACCCTCAAAGTCTCGGATCACATCGTGCAGACTAACGCTGTAGCGATGACCAATGAAACCGAGTTTTGGTTTGTCAGCAGCAATGGGTCTGAGGTCTATCAAAAGTTTTTGCTGTTAGAAACGCATTTTGGGGCTACCGCTCAAGATGGGGCAATGGTACAACAGCGCAGCAATAATGGTTATCTGGCGCACTGTTATCAGGGCGGGTGGGAACTGTTTCCAGAGCCAAATCTGTGGGAGCGGGCACGACAGATTGGCGAACAGACGGTGGAATTGTTAACAGCGGAGGAATGCCCAACGGCAACCACCACCCTCGTGCTTGCGCCAGACCAGATGATGTTGCAGATTCACGAGAGCGTAGGACATCCCCTCGAACTCGATCGCATCCTGGGGGATGAGCGCAATTACGCAGGCGGCAGCTTCGTCAAACTCTCAGATTTTGGCAATTTGTCCTACGGTTCTAAACTGATGAACATCACGTTTAACCCCACTGTTCCGGGAGAATTTGCCAGCTACCAGTTTGATGATACGGGTGCCCCTGCCACAAAGGAATATGTGATTCAAGAGGGAATTTTGCAGCGGGGCTTGGGCAGTTTGGAAAGCCAGACCAGAGCCAAGGTGCCAGGGGTAGCGTGTGCGCGAGCTTCCTCGTGGAATCGTCCGGCGATCGATCGCATGGCAAATTTGAATCTAGAAGCGGGCACCGATTCCCTGGACGATATCATCCGCAACATCGACTACGGCGTTTACATGGAGTCGAACCGTTCCTGGTCGATTGACGATCAACGCTACAAATTTCAGTTTGGCTGCGAATACGGCAAGTTGATTGAGAACGGACAACTTACCAAAACTGTCCGCAACCCCAACTACCGGGGCACAACGCCAGAGTTTTGGCATAGCCTCATCCGAGTCGGCAACAACGACACCTGGCAGATCTACGGCACCCCCTACTGCGGTAAAGGCGAACCCAATCAAGCCATTCGAGTGGGTCATGGTGCGCCCGTTTGCGCTTTTGCGGGGGTCGAAGTATTTGGCGGTGGAGAATAA
- a CDS encoding TldD/PmbA family protein, giving the protein MNQDLAKLEASFNQLVAALLAELKSDEHLTLSLTGEQSQFVRFNHAKVRQTGIVTDCRVHLTLMSDQRTAYYDFPLTGTWETDWQQARSSLEELRQELPQLPIDPYLVLPTGNANSREVHTGQLLNPADVAATILAPVSELDFTGIYAGGLLLRGYADSLGQKHWFATDSFSLDYSIFTESGQALKGTFAGSHWDAEAYTAKLADAKVQLDRLSQPPKPIAKGQYRTYLAPAAIAEIVAYLCWSTLSEASMQQGNSALRLLQLGEKQLSPMFTLRENFESGLVPRFNELGEVAPLTLPVIESGQLVNTLINSRTAKEYGKIANGANSDEFLRSPEVAPGTLDPTDILKTLNTGLYLSNLHYLNWSDRTTARITGMTRYACFWVENGEIVAPIENLRFDESLYRCFGENLVALTHTQEFVPNVETYGYRSLGGTWVPGMVVDDFTYTL; this is encoded by the coding sequence ATGAATCAGGATTTAGCAAAACTAGAAGCCAGTTTTAACCAGTTAGTCGCTGCGTTGCTGGCAGAACTTAAAAGCGACGAACATCTCACCCTCAGTCTCACCGGAGAGCAGAGCCAGTTTGTCCGGTTTAACCACGCTAAGGTACGACAAACAGGAATCGTCACTGATTGTCGAGTCCACTTGACGCTGATGTCAGACCAACGCACAGCGTATTATGACTTTCCGCTAACCGGAACCTGGGAAACCGATTGGCAGCAGGCGCGATCGTCCCTGGAGGAGTTGCGTCAGGAGTTGCCTCAACTACCCATTGATCCCTATCTGGTTCTCCCAACCGGAAATGCCAACAGTCGCGAGGTTCACACCGGGCAGTTACTCAACCCGGCAGATGTGGCTGCAACCATTTTGGCTCCCGTCAGCGAATTAGATTTCACAGGCATCTATGCAGGTGGATTGCTGCTGCGGGGATATGCTGACTCTCTTGGACAAAAACACTGGTTTGCCACCGATTCCTTCTCGTTGGACTATTCCATCTTTACGGAGTCAGGTCAGGCACTCAAAGGCACCTTCGCAGGTAGCCATTGGGATGCGGAGGCATACACGGCAAAGTTAGCCGATGCAAAGGTGCAACTCGATCGCCTCAGTCAACCTCCCAAACCCATCGCCAAGGGGCAATATCGCACCTACCTGGCTCCCGCTGCGATCGCCGAAATAGTGGCCTACCTTTGCTGGAGTACCCTTAGCGAAGCATCAATGCAGCAAGGTAATAGTGCGTTGCGACTCTTACAATTGGGTGAAAAGCAACTGTCGCCCATGTTTACCCTGCGCGAAAACTTTGAATCGGGTCTGGTGCCTCGCTTTAATGAGTTGGGCGAAGTGGCACCCCTCACCCTACCTGTGATTGAGTCAGGGCAATTGGTCAATACGCTAATCAACTCTCGCACAGCGAAGGAGTACGGCAAAATCGCTAATGGTGCCAATAGTGATGAGTTTCTGCGATCGCCCGAAGTAGCTCCCGGTACACTCGACCCCACCGACATCCTCAAAACCCTCAATACCGGGCTTTATCTGTCAAACTTGCACTACCTCAACTGGAGCGATCGCACCACAGCCCGTATCACCGGAATGACCCGCTATGCCTGTTTTTGGGTTGAAAACGGAGAAATCGTCGCCCCTATTGAAAACCTCCGGTTTGACGAAAGCCTCTATCGCTGTTTTGGCGAAAACCTGGTTGCCTTAACCCATACTCAAGAATTCGTGCCGAATGTGGAAACTTACGGCTATCGCTCTCTTGGGGGAACCTGGGTGCCCGGAATGGTAGTTGATGACTTCACCTACACCTTATAA
- a CDS encoding SRPBCC family protein, which produces MNGIAVAGLSQNNQSESDIQKLLKGEILLETKPYSAWGGAVTARMYLPLERSQVWQQVTDYSRWVQYFPALSRSEVLHRGDGQSKGAKRLYQVASKAFLMFTAQVEIYLKVFESIHQKTGHQIQFSLERGSFTDFSANLNLQDFKTGTLLTYSVQATPTVLVPSLLIQEAMRLDLPSNLQKMRQVLCGYFR; this is translated from the coding sequence ATGAATGGAATTGCAGTTGCTGGTCTGAGCCAGAACAACCAGTCTGAGAGCGACATCCAAAAACTCTTGAAGGGCGAGATTCTACTCGAAACAAAACCGTATTCTGCCTGGGGTGGAGCCGTTACTGCTCGAATGTATTTACCACTGGAGCGATCGCAAGTTTGGCAGCAGGTGACCGATTATTCCCGGTGGGTGCAATACTTCCCGGCATTGAGCCGCAGCGAAGTGTTACATCGAGGCGATGGTCAATCCAAGGGGGCAAAACGGCTCTATCAAGTCGCCAGCAAGGCTTTTTTGATGTTTACGGCGCAGGTTGAAATCTATCTCAAAGTGTTTGAGAGTATCCACCAAAAAACGGGGCACCAGATTCAGTTTTCTCTGGAACGGGGCAGCTTCACCGACTTTTCAGCCAATTTGAATTTGCAGGATTTCAAAACGGGTACGTTGTTAACCTACTCGGTGCAGGCAACCCCTACGGTTCTGGTGCCGTCCCTACTGATTCAAGAAGCCATGCGGCTTGACCTGCCCAGCAATCTGCAAAAGATGCGGCAGGTCTTGTGTGGATATTTTCGCTAA
- a CDS encoding YihY/virulence factor BrkB family protein, protein MLSTSFARFFAHLTPKTIWRVVESAGQQRLPGLAAEMAYNAMLALFPAILTIITAIGLFKPLTITFERLASQLSEVAPLEALALIQDFANEISRSSNRGLFSLSFVVALWASSGALSAAMTALDQIHQVPPADRRPFWKAKLISLGLTIGTILLLMLASTLIFVSDLAVRRIANHSDLLKPGVLTVWRLLAWPLALGIVSVAFAFVYRFGPSRWIPGKPILPGAMLAAVSWAIVSSLFRLYVSNFGDYNRVYGAVGAVIVLLLWLYLSSLILLIGDQLNVTVCESMQQRLQPRITPIKTPQFLKRKR, encoded by the coding sequence ATGCTATCCACTTCATTTGCTCGCTTTTTTGCCCATCTCACCCCCAAAACGATTTGGCGGGTCGTCGAGTCGGCTGGGCAACAACGCCTCCCTGGGTTGGCAGCTGAGATGGCATACAACGCGATGCTGGCGTTATTTCCGGCAATTTTGACCATCATCACAGCGATCGGCTTATTTAAGCCGCTCACCATCACGTTTGAGCGACTTGCCAGTCAATTGAGTGAAGTTGCCCCCCTCGAAGCGTTAGCCCTGATTCAAGACTTTGCGAACGAGATTAGCCGCAGCAGCAATCGGGGCTTATTCTCGTTAAGTTTTGTGGTTGCCCTGTGGGCATCATCGGGTGCCCTCAGTGCAGCGATGACAGCTCTGGATCAAATCCATCAAGTGCCACCCGCCGATCGCCGCCCCTTTTGGAAAGCAAAGCTGATTTCGCTAGGGCTGACCATTGGCACGATTTTATTGTTGATGCTTGCCTCTACGCTCATTTTTGTCAGCGATCTGGCTGTGCGCCGCATTGCGAATCACAGTGATCTGCTAAAACCGGGAGTGCTCACTGTCTGGCGATTATTGGCGTGGCCCTTGGCATTGGGCATCGTCTCGGTTGCCTTTGCGTTTGTCTATCGCTTTGGTCCCAGCCGTTGGATTCCGGGCAAGCCAATCCTGCCAGGAGCCATGTTAGCCGCTGTTTCGTGGGCGATCGTCTCAAGCTTGTTTCGCCTCTATGTCTCCAACTTTGGCGATTACAACCGAGTCTACGGTGCTGTTGGAGCCGTAATTGTGTTACTGCTTTGGCTCTATCTGAGTTCTCTCATTTTGCTGATTGGAGATCAGCTCAATGTCACCGTTTGTGAATCGATGCAGCAACGGCTTCAACCCCGAATTACCCCGATTAAAACCCCACAATTTTTGAAGAGGAAACGATAG